Proteins found in one Triticum aestivum cultivar Chinese Spring chromosome 4D, IWGSC CS RefSeq v2.1, whole genome shotgun sequence genomic segment:
- the LOC123098484 gene encoding histone H2B.1, whose protein sequence is MAPKAEKKPAAKKPAEEEPATEKAEKAPAGKKPKAEKRLPAGKKTASKEGGGEKRGRKKGKKSVETYKIYIFKVLKQVHPDIGISSKAMSIMNSFINDIFEKLAGEAAKLARYNKKPTITSREIQTSVRLVLPGELAKHAVSEGTKAVTKFTSS, encoded by the coding sequence ATGGCCCCCAAGGCGGAGAAGAAGCCGGCGGCGAAGAAGCccgcggaggaggagccggcgacgGAGAAGGCCGAGAAGGCCCCggccgggaagaagcccaaggcgGAGAAGCGGCTGCCGGCGGGCAAGAAAACCGCCTCCAAGGAGGGCGGCGGCGAGAAGAGGGGccggaagaagggcaagaagagCGTCGAGACCTACAAGATCTACATCTtcaaggtgctgaagcaggtgcacCCCGACATCGGCATCTCCTCCAAGGCCATGTCcatcatgaactccttcatcaacgaCATCTTCGAGAAGCTCGCCGGCGAGGCCGCCAAGCTCGCCCGCTACAACAAGAAGCCCACCATCACCTCCCGGGAGATCCAGACCTCCGTCCGCCTCGTCCTCCCCGGGGAGCTCGCCAAGCACGCCGTCTCCGAGGGCACCAAGGCCgtcaccaagttcacctcctcTTAG